One Peromyscus leucopus breed LL Stock chromosome 2, UCI_PerLeu_2.1, whole genome shotgun sequence DNA window includes the following coding sequences:
- the Ppih gene encoding peptidyl-prolyl cis-trans isomerase H isoform X1, whose product MAVANSSPVNPVVFFDVSIGGQEVGRMKIELFADVVPKTAENFRQFCTGEFRKDGVPIGYKGSTFHRVIKDFMIQGGDFVNGDGTGVASIYRGPFADENFKLRHSAPGLLSMANSGPSTNGCQFFITCSKCDWLDGKHVVFGKIIDGLLVMRKIENVPTGPNNKPKLPVVISQCGEM is encoded by the exons ATGGCGGTGGCAAATTCAAGTCCGGTTAACCCAGTGGTCTTCTTTGATGTCAGCATTGGCGGCCAG GAAGTTGGTCGCATGAAGATCGAGCTGTTTGCAGACGTGGTGCCTAAGACGGCAGAGAATTTTAG gcAATTCTGCACTGGAGAGTTCAG AAAAGATGGTGTTCCTATAGGATACAAAGGAAGCACCTTCCATAG GGTCATAAAGGATTTCATGATTCAGGGTGGAGATTTTGTTAAT GGAGATGGTACTGGAGTCGCTAGCATTTACCGTGGTCCATTTGCAGATGAAAATTTTAAACTTAGACACTCAGCTCCAGGCCTGCTTTCCATG GCAAACAGTGGTCCGAGTACAAACGGCTGCCAGTTCTTTATCACATGTTCTAAGTGTGATTGGCTGGATGGGAAGCACGTAGTGTTTG GAAAAATCATTGATGGACTTCTGGTGATGAGAAAAATCGAG AACGTTCCCACGGGCCCTAACAATAAGCCCAAACTGCCAGTGGTGATCTCACAGTGTGGGGAAATGTAA
- the Ppih gene encoding peptidyl-prolyl cis-trans isomerase H isoform X2, whose protein sequence is MAVANSSPVNPVVFFDVSIGGQEVGRMKIELFADVVPKTAENFRQFCTGEFRKDGVPIGYKGSTFHRVIKDFMIQGGDFVNGDGTGVASIYRGPFADENFKLRHSAPGLLSMANSGPSTNGCQFFITCSKCDWLDGKHVVFGKIIDGLLVMRKIEVGPAWGSS, encoded by the exons ATGGCGGTGGCAAATTCAAGTCCGGTTAACCCAGTGGTCTTCTTTGATGTCAGCATTGGCGGCCAG GAAGTTGGTCGCATGAAGATCGAGCTGTTTGCAGACGTGGTGCCTAAGACGGCAGAGAATTTTAG gcAATTCTGCACTGGAGAGTTCAG AAAAGATGGTGTTCCTATAGGATACAAAGGAAGCACCTTCCATAG GGTCATAAAGGATTTCATGATTCAGGGTGGAGATTTTGTTAAT GGAGATGGTACTGGAGTCGCTAGCATTTACCGTGGTCCATTTGCAGATGAAAATTTTAAACTTAGACACTCAGCTCCAGGCCTGCTTTCCATG GCAAACAGTGGTCCGAGTACAAACGGCTGCCAGTTCTTTATCACATGTTCTAAGTGTGATTGGCTGGATGGGAAGCACGTAGTGTTTG GAAAAATCATTGATGGACTTCTGGTGATGAGAAAAATCGAGGTTGGTCCTGCTTGGGGATCCTCGTAG